The DNA window GTAAGGCTGCGCAACGTCGTCACCGGGCGCGTCGAGGCGAATGCCGTGGCCGCCGACAACGGCGAGTTCTCCTTCGACAACCTCGAGGGTGGGACGTACGTCATCGAGTACGTCGATCAGAACACCAAGGTGCTCGCTGTCGGCCACGTGTTCTCGGTGGCGCCTGGTGAAACGGTCGCGACCTTCATCCGTCTTGCGAACCGGCTGCCCTGGTTCGCGGCGCTCCTCGGCACCGGCACCAATGCCGCGGCCAGCGTCGTCTCTTCCGCTGCGAGCCTCGGCGTGACGGCCATCGCCCCAGGACAGCGTCCCGTCAGTCCTGACCGGTAGCCCTTCATGTTCGAGACCCAGCAGGCGGCCGCGCATCCCTCGCATCCCGCGCATCGGACGCCCCCCGTGCACGCGTCAATGCAGGATCCTCACCTGCTCGACCGTCTCGGCGTGTTCATCCGCCACCGCAAGCTGATGGCGCTGGTTTTCGTGCTCACGGTCGGCTTCGTCATGATTCAGACGTACTCGGCCGTCCCGATGTACCGCGCGAAGGCGCAGATTCTCATCCAGGACGAGCGGTCGACGGCGGTGACGGCGCTGCGCGACACGGATCCGGCATTCTGGGCGGATCCGGAGCCTTACTACAAGACGCAATACACCATCCTGCGCAGTCGCGGCCTCGCGCGCCGTGTTTCCCGGCGACTCGAGCTGCGGAACGTGCCCGAGTTCAACGGCCGCATGCCTTCGCCGCCCGGCCCGCTGGCCGCCGTGGCTGTCGTGCGCGCGCGGCTGAAGAGCGCGGCGGCGTCTGCCGTGGCGCTGGTCAGGCCGCCGGCGCCGGCCGAGCCTCCTGCGGCGGATGAAACACAGGAGGAAGCGGGATACGTTGGCGACTTCATCGGCCGCATCCGGGTCGCCCCGCTTGCCGGCACCCGGCTGGTGGATGTCTATTTCGATGCGGCGGATCCGGCGTTCGCCGTGCGGGCCGTCAATGCCGTTGCGCAGGAGTACGTCCAGCAGAACCTCGAGCTGCGCCTGCAGAACATCGACAAGACGCTCGTGTGGCTGACCGACGAGCTGCAGAAGCAGCAGAAGAAAGTCACCGACAGCGAGCAGGCGCTCGCCGACTATCGCAGCTCGCAGAACGCGCTGTCGCTCGACGACCGGCAGAACATCGTCGTCGCGAGGCTGAATTCGCTGAACGACTCGGTGACGCGCGCGCGCACCACGCGCGTGCAGAAGGAGTCGCTGTTCAACCAGGTGCGGGCCGTGGATCCGAACAGCGACGCGATCCTCAACGTCCCCGCGATCGCGTCGAGCCCGGCCGTCGTTGACCTGAAGGGGCGCATCGCGAGTCTCGAGGCGGACCGCGCACGCCTCTCCTCTCGTTACGGCCCGCAGCACCCGGAGATGGTCAAGATCACCGGGCAGCTCGCGCAGGCGCAGCAGCAGCTCAAGACCGAGGCGGCGAAGGCCGTGCAGCAGCTCCGCGGCGATTACGAGGCCGCGCGCGCCGAGGAGTACAGCCTGGCGGCGTCTCTCGAGGAGCAGAAGAACGCGGCGATGGATCTCGACCGGAAGAGCGCCAGCTACACCGTGCTGGAGCGCGAGGCCGAGACGAACCGCCAGGTGTACCAGCAGCTGCTGCAGCAGGAGAAGGAGCTGCGCGTCATCAGCAACAGCCGCGCGAACAACGTCCAGGTGATGGACGCGGCGGACGGCGCCGGGCAGTTCTCGCCGACGCCGAGGCGCGA is part of the Acidobacteriota bacterium genome and encodes:
- a CDS encoding carboxypeptidase regulatory-like domain-containing protein, whose protein sequence is MRVIRTLSAPMIATLLGMFCAPVLAHAQAPALAGRASAARGTLAGARTTTVFGYVWDARNVPIAFANVRLRNVVTGRVEANAVAADNGEFSFDNLEGGTYVIEYVDQNTKVLAVGHVFSVAPGETVATFIRLANRLPWFAALLGTGTNAAASVVSSAASLGVTAIAPGQRPVSPDR
- a CDS encoding polysaccharide biosynthesis tyrosine autokinase, whose product is MFETQQAAAHPSHPAHRTPPVHASMQDPHLLDRLGVFIRHRKLMALVFVLTVGFVMIQTYSAVPMYRAKAQILIQDERSTAVTALRDTDPAFWADPEPYYKTQYTILRSRGLARRVSRRLELRNVPEFNGRMPSPPGPLAAVAVVRARLKSAAASAVALVRPPAPAEPPAADETQEEAGYVGDFIGRIRVAPLAGTRLVDVYFDAADPAFAVRAVNAVAQEYVQQNLELRLQNIDKTLVWLTDELQKQQKKVTDSEQALADYRSSQNALSLDDRQNIVVARLNSLNDSVTRARTTRVQKESLFNQVRAVDPNSDAILNVPAIASSPAVVDLKGRIASLEADRARLSSRYGPQHPEMVKITGQLAQAQQQLKTEAAKAVQQLRGDYEAARAEEYSLAASLEEQKNAAMDLDRKSASYTVLEREAETNRQVYQQLLQQEKELRVISNSRANNVQVMDAADGAGQFSPTPRRDWMMAILLGVALAMGLAFGVEYFDDTVKTPEDVTRRLKLPLLGLVPAVRGDKVPVLIRPVPHDFGEAFRSLRTSLVFTSGGGEGARIIAVTSTQPLEGKTTTACNVAAALALGGARVLIVDADMRRPGLHKAMGMQNAVGLSHLLVGQARVRDAVQRTSEPNLFVITAGRTPPNPSELLASDRMKAFINNLSAGPFDWVVIDTPPVLAVTDSVILSQLVAGIVFVIGAEMTRRMHAERAIETLTPGGPRVIGAVLNRVDFEANKYYYSRYYGYQYKSYYGQATAG